The sequence below is a genomic window from Variovorax paradoxus B4.
ATTGCGCGGGCGTTTCCGCTTCCTGGCCCAGCTTCATGGTCTCCGCGGAAGGCGCGAGATTCGGGTACCACACGTCATACCAGTCCTGCGATGCGAACTCGGTCTTCGGGACCCCGCGCGGCGGGCGGCGCACGGTGCCGATGCGCAGGCCCTCGCCGGTCGTGCGCGGCGTGCCGAGGCGAACGATGCGGATGCTCATGCCGGATCTCCTTTTCCATTCTTCGGGCTTTTCAGGTGCCGACGATACCGCCGTCGCGCCGGCGGATCGCAAGCGTCGCCGAGCGCGGCCGCGCGCTGCCGGGCGCCGCGCCGTCAGGCCATGCGCTGTTGGGTGTCGCACTGCCGTCGTCGCGCGATTCGCCCGGGTGCTGGATGTTGACGAACAGCGTGCGCCGGTCCGGCGTCACCACGCAGCCCGTGACCTCGCTGCCGGCGGGCGCCGTCAGGAAGCGCTTGATGCGGCCCGTTGCCGGATCGGCGCACAGCATCTGGTTGTTGCCGAGCGAGGCACAGGGCGGCTTGCCGATGAGCTGGCCGCTCATGTCGGTCTGGATCCAGAGCAGGCCGCCGCCGTCGAAGTGCAGGCCGTCGGGGCTGCCGAAGACGTCGGCATCGTCCGATGGATAGCGCGCGCCGCTGTCCGTCTGCGAGGGGTCGCCGGCGAGCGCGAAGTGGTCCCAGCCGAAGCCCGCGCTGCCTGCGTCGCCGT
It includes:
- a CDS encoding DUF488 domain-containing protein gives rise to the protein MSIRIVRLGTPRTTGEGLRIGTVRRPPRGVPKTEFASQDWYDVWYPNLAPSAETMKLGQEAETPAQWNAFMRKYKAEMAEADASRSIDLLAALSHSAAFSVGCYCEDESRCHRSLLRGLLAERGADIAN